The nucleotide window GAACATGCCAAGTGCCCCCGAAACAATGAGCAACCCATTGAGTTTACTCCAGGCCATACGTCCCATTAAAAATGCGCGTAGATATTCGATAGCTTGAAAACGTGCAATATATTCGTTTGGTACATTAACCTGAACTACCTGTCCGTTCTCAATTTTACACGAATTTGCAATGCGGATTACGCCTCCGGTGGCAATGGTTTTGTTATCTGTATGAGAAAGGAATGGCTTGACTAATTTTTGTAATGCGTCGGGAACTAAGATGCTGTCCACGTCGATCGCTACAAAATAAGGAAAATGCGATACGTTGATACCGGCATTAAGCGCGTCTGCCTTGCCGCCATTTTGTTTGTCTACCACCGTAAGATACGAATAAGCATGGTTTCTGGATTTATAAATACCTCTAACCGGTTGAGTCGGTAATGCGGCATAAGCAATGTATTCAGCTTCCACCAAATCAAATTCCCGTATTATTTTATCCAGAGTATCATCGGTGCTTCCATCATTCACCAGTATGATTTCGTAGTTGTTGTACTGGATTGTAAACAACGCTTTTATGTTGTCAACAATCGTTTTGCTCTCATTATAAGCGGGAGCTATCACCGTAATTCCGGGAGCAAGAGGCGATGAGAGAATGGCGCTGAAATCGGCATAGCGATTTGCTCTTTTATATTCAATCAACTGAAACATCGAAATAATTCCCAGAAAAAGATAAATTGCCATGATTAGTGCGGCAATTATCAGGAATAGATTATTGAAAAAAATATCAGCCATATGTTTAAGTTTTTGTTGTTGTAATCAATCTTATTTTTGTTCAATTTGCTCAGGTTCCATGTCTTTTAAGAGCATGGCTTGCAGTCCGGGAGAAACATGTTTCAGAATCTCAGCCTGCAATCGTCGGGGTGTATCCTGCCAGATGTTTCGGTAGAATTCAAATGTCTCCTGAGGCTTATCCAGAGAAAGTGCCTGTATCATGCCAACCTGAACGCGAAGTGTCTCTCCGAGAAAATTCTGTTTTACCACGGGGATAGCCTCATAAATATCCAGGTCACGCACAACCCGTAAGGCATTTCTACGTACTACCGGATCGTGATGTGTCACCAACTGGATAATCTCTTCTTTTGAACCCTTTTGAGAAAAAAGCCGAATCATATTGAGTGCAAAGATGATGACCGAAGCATTCTCCGAATGAAGAAAGCTATAAAAGTCGGGTAGGGGCAAAGAGCTTCTCACCATTGTCTTATGCAGTAAAATCTGATGCCATATCGGCAATGATTGATCAATAATATTGAGGAATGCAAATGCTTGGCCGGTATCGAGATTTA belongs to Paludibacter jiangxiensis and includes:
- a CDS encoding glycosyltransferase family 2 protein, translating into MADIFFNNLFLIIAALIMAIYLFLGIISMFQLIEYKRANRYADFSAILSSPLAPGITVIAPAYNESKTIVDNIKALFTIQYNNYEIILVNDGSTDDTLDKIIREFDLVEAEYIAYAALPTQPVRGIYKSRNHAYSYLTVVDKQNGGKADALNAGINVSHFPYFVAIDVDSILVPDALQKLVKPFLSHTDNKTIATGGVIRIANSCKIENGQVVQVNVPNEYIARFQAIEYLRAFLMGRMAWSKLNGLLIVSGALGMFDKDIVVQCGGYNVNTVGEDMELVVRMRRFLYEQKVKHRVEYIPDPLCWTEVPTSISALSRQRNRWTRGNMDTLLMHRKLFFNPKYGKMGLLGYPFWFFFEWMAPLLEAFGYLLLVYLIAVGMINWPIFIFMLVFVYLFSVSFSFYAVLFDEFTFHRYHRFEHLRKLFVIPFIEPLIYHPLNVFFAIKGNISFFKGDKGWGQQTRKGFNSKQ